A single genomic interval of Croceibacter atlanticus HTCC2559 harbors:
- a CDS encoding polyribonucleotide nucleotidyltransferase: MIPQVFKETIDLGDGREITIETGKLAKQAHGSVVVQSGKCMLLCTVVSNYKQSDVDFLPLTVDYREKFAAAGRYPGGFFKREARPSDGEVLTMRLVDRVLRPLFPKDYHAETQVMIQLMSHDDDVMPDAMAGLAASAAIQLSDFPFECAISEARVGRVNGEFVINPTRTQLAESDIDMMIGASADSVMMVEGEMDEISEEEMTEAIKFAHEAIKVQCEAQVKLAEAFGKKETREYAAEREDEDLAKKVHDMAYDKVYAIAQAGSAKHERSQAFSDIKDEIIATFSEEEQEDFGSLISKYYYKAEKAAIRDLTLNEGLRLDGRKTTDIRPIWCEVDYLPSVHGSSIFTRGETQALATVTLGTSRDANMIDMPSYEGEERFYLHYNFPPFSTGEARPIRGTSRREVGHGNLAQRALKGMVPEDCPYTVRVVSEVLESNGSSSMATVCAGTMAMMDAGVQMKKPVSGIAMGLISDAESGKYAVLSDILGDEDHLGDMDFKVTGTADGITACQMDIKVKGLSYEILVNALKQARDGRLHILEKLTDTISQPNEDVKSYAPKMVSVRIPNEYIGAMIGPGGKVIQELQKETGTTIVINEDPVTEEGIIEILGTGQEGIDAVLAKIDSVTFKPQVGSVYEVKVIKMLDFGAVVEYTEAPGNEVLLHVSELAWERTENVSDVVKLGDIIDVKYFGIDKRTRKEKVSRKALLEKPEGYKERAPREDKPRGDRNRDRNRSGDRDRNKSRD, encoded by the coding sequence ATGATACCTCAAGTATTTAAAGAAACCATCGATTTAGGTGATGGTAGAGAAATTACTATTGAGACTGGTAAACTTGCTAAGCAAGCACACGGTTCGGTAGTGGTACAATCTGGCAAATGTATGCTTCTTTGTACCGTAGTGTCTAACTACAAACAAAGTGATGTGGACTTTCTTCCACTTACGGTAGATTACCGTGAAAAATTTGCAGCTGCAGGACGCTATCCTGGTGGTTTCTTCAAAAGAGAAGCAAGACCAAGTGATGGTGAAGTATTAACAATGCGTCTAGTAGACCGTGTTTTACGTCCTCTTTTCCCAAAAGATTATCATGCAGAAACTCAAGTGATGATTCAGTTAATGTCTCATGACGACGATGTAATGCCAGACGCAATGGCTGGTTTAGCAGCATCTGCAGCAATTCAACTTTCAGATTTCCCTTTTGAGTGTGCTATCTCAGAAGCACGCGTAGGTCGTGTAAATGGGGAATTTGTAATCAACCCAACAAGAACACAGTTAGCAGAATCTGACATCGATATGATGATTGGTGCATCTGCAGACTCTGTAATGATGGTTGAAGGTGAAATGGATGAGATTTCTGAAGAAGAAATGACAGAAGCCATTAAGTTTGCACACGAAGCTATTAAAGTACAATGTGAGGCTCAAGTAAAATTAGCTGAAGCATTTGGTAAGAAAGAGACTCGTGAATACGCTGCAGAACGTGAAGATGAAGATCTTGCTAAGAAAGTGCATGATATGGCATATGATAAAGTTTATGCTATTGCACAAGCTGGATCTGCTAAGCACGAACGTAGCCAAGCATTTTCTGATATTAAGGATGAAATTATTGCTACCTTCTCTGAAGAAGAACAAGAAGATTTTGGCAGCTTAATCTCTAAGTATTACTACAAAGCAGAAAAAGCTGCTATTAGAGATTTAACGCTTAATGAAGGTTTACGTCTTGATGGTCGTAAAACTACAGATATAAGACCTATTTGGTGTGAGGTAGATTATTTACCATCTGTACACGGATCTTCAATATTTACCAGAGGAGAAACTCAAGCTTTAGCTACAGTAACCTTAGGTACATCACGAGATGCAAATATGATTGATATGCCTTCTTATGAAGGTGAAGAGCGTTTTTACTTACACTATAACTTCCCTCCTTTTTCAACTGGTGAAGCACGACCTATTCGTGGAACATCACGTAGAGAAGTTGGTCATGGTAACTTAGCACAACGTGCCTTAAAAGGTATGGTTCCTGAAGATTGTCCTTACACCGTACGTGTTGTTTCTGAAGTATTAGAATCTAATGGTTCTTCTTCTATGGCTACAGTATGTGCTGGTACAATGGCAATGATGGATGCTGGTGTACAAATGAAAAAACCAGTTTCTGGTATTGCAATGGGATTAATCTCTGATGCAGAAAGTGGAAAGTATGCTGTACTATCTGATATCTTAGGTGATGAAGATCACTTAGGTGATATGGACTTTAAGGTAACTGGTACTGCAGATGGTATTACAGCTTGCCAAATGGATATTAAAGTAAAAGGTTTATCATATGAGATTTTAGTAAATGCGCTAAAACAAGCTCGTGATGGTCGTTTACATATCTTAGAGAAGTTAACAGATACTATTTCTCAACCAAATGAAGATGTAAAATCTTATGCTCCTAAAATGGTTTCTGTAAGAATACCTAATGAGTATATTGGTGCAATGATTGGACCTGGTGGAAAAGTAATTCAAGAACTTCAAAAAGAAACAGGTACAACTATCGTTATTAACGAAGATCCTGTTACAGAAGAAGGTATTATTGAAATACTTGGTACTGGGCAAGAAGGTATTGATGCTGTACTAGCTAAGATAGACTCTGTAACGTTTAAACCACAAGTTGGTAGCGTTTACGAAGTTAAAGTTATTAAAATGCTAGACTTTGGTGCTGTTGTAGAATACACAGAAGCTCCAGGAAATGAAGTATTACTGCACGTTAGTGAACTTGCTTGGGAACGCACAGAAAATGTTTCTGATGTAGTAAAACTAGGTGATATTATTGATGTTAAGTACTTTGGTATAGATAAACGTACACGTAAAGAGAAAGTATCTCGTAAAGCACTTTTAGAAAAGCCAGAAGGTTATAAAGAAAGAGCTCCTAGAGAAGACAAACCTCGAGGCGACAGAAACCGTGATAGAAATCGTAGTGGTGATCGCGATAGAAACAAAAGCAGAGATTAA
- a CDS encoding helix-turn-helix domain-containing protein has protein sequence MEEDYIKLIFGLKLKQIRTDKNLSLFGLSKLSGLSKSYLNEIENGKKYPKPDKIAILSKKLDVPFDQMVSLKLDKNLAPIGDILQSKILKEIPLEVFGIKESNLIDIVANAPTKVNAFISTIIKIAQHYNFGKENFYLASVRSFQEANKNYFEDLEQSVLKFAKAYHLDLNQKITAKDLEDILIEEYGYSIVANELSKYEALGNLRSVFIPKTNTLLLTDEVDDAQRTFIYAKELAYNFLEINERLFTFPWIKFDSFDQVLNNFYASYFAGALIIPNDQIKAKLTKIFKKETFDTSLFLEAIDAFNASPESFYQRLTNILPKAFNIQNLFFLRFTYKAASNKFHLKKELHLSHQHSPRANETNEHYCRRWVSLKALKDISKSKKEHEFDIQISEYEDGAKYLVISSATKDPFKDNHYRSISVGMLINKHLHRKLSFLEDAKIKNQNVGVTCERCAIKNCEVRQVPPTILDKVARNKKIEEIVQKLNTKFTS, from the coding sequence ATGGAAGAAGATTATATTAAACTTATATTCGGCTTGAAGTTAAAGCAAATAAGGACTGACAAGAATTTGTCATTGTTTGGTTTGTCTAAACTTTCGGGTTTATCTAAGTCGTATTTAAATGAAATAGAAAATGGGAAAAAATATCCCAAACCTGATAAAATCGCCATACTGTCTAAAAAATTAGACGTGCCTTTTGATCAAATGGTATCACTAAAATTAGATAAAAATTTAGCGCCAATTGGAGATATTTTACAGTCTAAAATACTCAAGGAAATACCGCTCGAGGTTTTTGGTATTAAAGAAAGTAATTTAATTGATATTGTTGCAAACGCACCAACTAAAGTGAATGCGTTTATAAGTACAATTATCAAAATTGCACAGCATTATAATTTTGGTAAGGAGAATTTTTACCTCGCTTCAGTGCGTTCATTTCAAGAGGCAAACAAAAATTATTTTGAAGATTTAGAACAAAGTGTTTTAAAGTTTGCTAAAGCTTATCACTTGGATTTGAATCAAAAAATTACCGCTAAAGATCTAGAAGATATTCTAATAGAGGAATATGGCTATAGTATTGTAGCTAATGAGTTAAGTAAATATGAAGCTCTAGGTAATTTACGATCTGTTTTTATTCCAAAGACTAATACTTTATTACTTACAGATGAGGTAGATGATGCGCAACGCACCTTTATTTACGCCAAAGAATTGGCTTATAATTTTCTTGAGATAAATGAACGGTTATTTACGTTTCCTTGGATAAAGTTTGATTCTTTTGATCAGGTATTAAATAATTTTTATGCGTCTTATTTTGCAGGTGCATTGATAATACCTAACGATCAAATTAAAGCAAAATTGACTAAAATCTTCAAAAAGGAAACTTTTGATACATCTCTTTTTTTAGAAGCTATAGATGCGTTTAATGCTTCTCCAGAATCTTTTTATCAACGCTTAACTAATATATTACCGAAAGCCTTTAATATCCAAAATTTATTTTTTTTAAGATTTACTTATAAAGCTGCAAGTAATAAATTTCATCTTAAAAAAGAGTTACATCTGTCACACCAGCATTCACCACGTGCCAATGAAACTAATGAACATTATTGTAGAAGATGGGTGTCTTTAAAAGCTTTAAAAGATATAAGTAAAAGTAAAAAAGAGCACGAATTTGATATTCAGATTTCTGAGTATGAGGATGGCGCAAAGTATTTAGTAATATCTTCTGCTACTAAAGATCCATTTAAAGATAACCACTACAGGAGTATAAGTGTTGGAATGTTAATTAATAAACATTTGCATCGAAAGCTCAGTTTTTTAGAAGACGCAAAAATAAAAAATCAGAATGTAGGCGTGACTTGCGAGCGTTGTGCAATTAAAAACTGTGAGGTTAGACAAGTTCCACCAACTATATTAGATAAAGTTGCTAGAAACAAAAAGATAGAAGAAATTGTTCAAAAATTAAATACGAAGTTCACGTCTTAA
- the aceB gene encoding malate synthase A — translation MEHTLLKLPKITYSKDVNNYYPEILTDEAHDFLAALHEKFNGERLKLLNRRLQQQSVFDNGQFPEFPKETKEIRNTDWTAGSIPGDLQDRRVEITGPVDRKMIINALNSGAKTFMADLEDSNAPTWRNSIQGQQNLMDANKKTIKLVDTKRGKSYKLNNKTAVLLVRPRGLHLNEKNILINNEEASGSLVDFGLYVFHNTKTLLENGTAPYFYLPKLEHYLEARWWNEVFTFAQDYLKVPKRTFKATVLVETITASFQLDEIIYELKDHIVGLNCGRWDYIFSYIKKFRNHPNFVVPNRDQVTMTTPFMDAYSKLVIQRCHKRGILAIGGMAAQIPIKNNPEANAVALEKVRKDKEREVKNGHDGTWVAHPALVEIAMTEFNKFMPTPNQLHVTRNDIHITEEDLVEIPKGTVTEAGIRKNINVGILYTEAWLRGHGAVALYNLMEDAATAEISRTQVWQWLKNEVILEDDRKFDLTLYKALFNDEVEKIIKEYGESNIKNTKFELAFELFDKIVLSEKFEEFLTLSAYQYL, via the coding sequence ATGGAACACACGCTTTTAAAATTACCAAAAATCACATACTCCAAAGATGTCAATAATTATTATCCAGAAATTTTAACTGATGAAGCTCATGATTTTTTGGCTGCACTTCATGAAAAATTTAATGGAGAGCGATTAAAATTGTTAAATAGACGTTTACAACAGCAAAGTGTATTTGACAACGGGCAATTTCCAGAATTTCCTAAAGAAACGAAAGAGATTAGAAATACCGACTGGACAGCAGGTAGCATTCCGGGCGACTTACAGGATAGACGCGTAGAGATTACTGGTCCTGTCGATAGAAAAATGATTATTAATGCTTTAAATTCTGGTGCCAAAACGTTTATGGCTGACCTAGAAGACAGCAATGCCCCTACTTGGAGAAACAGCATTCAAGGACAGCAAAACTTAATGGATGCTAATAAGAAAACAATTAAATTAGTTGACACAAAACGTGGGAAATCTTACAAATTAAATAATAAAACAGCTGTTCTTCTAGTAAGACCAAGAGGCTTACATTTAAACGAAAAGAACATATTAATAAATAATGAAGAAGCTTCAGGAAGTTTAGTAGATTTTGGGTTATACGTATTTCACAACACAAAAACATTGTTAGAAAATGGTACAGCTCCTTACTTTTATCTACCAAAATTAGAGCATTATTTAGAAGCACGCTGGTGGAATGAAGTTTTCACTTTCGCTCAAGACTATTTAAAAGTTCCAAAACGAACTTTTAAAGCAACCGTTTTAGTAGAAACAATTACTGCAAGTTTTCAATTAGATGAAATAATTTACGAGCTTAAAGACCATATTGTTGGTTTAAATTGTGGTCGTTGGGATTACATTTTCTCATACATCAAGAAATTCAGAAATCACCCAAATTTTGTAGTCCCTAATCGTGACCAGGTAACTATGACGACACCATTTATGGATGCTTATTCAAAATTAGTGATCCAGCGTTGTCATAAACGTGGCATACTTGCCATTGGTGGTATGGCAGCGCAAATTCCTATTAAAAACAATCCAGAAGCCAACGCGGTTGCGCTAGAAAAAGTTAGAAAAGATAAAGAACGTGAAGTAAAGAACGGTCACGATGGTACTTGGGTTGCGCATCCTGCTTTAGTTGAAATAGCAATGACAGAATTTAACAAGTTTATGCCAACACCAAACCAGTTACACGTAACACGTAACGATATACACATCACCGAAGAAGATTTAGTAGAAATTCCAAAAGGTACTGTGACAGAAGCAGGAATTAGAAAAAACATTAACGTAGGTATTTTATATACAGAAGCTTGGCTAAGAGGACATGGAGCTGTAGCACTATACAATTTAATGGAAGATGCTGCTACTGCCGAAATTTCTAGAACACAAGTTTGGCAATGGTTAAAAAATGAAGTCATACTTGAAGATGACAGAAAATTTGACCTTACACTCTACAAAGCGTTGTTTAATGATGAAGTTGAAAAAATAATAAAAGAGTATGGCGAGTCTAACATTAAAAATACCAAGTTTGAACTGGCGTTTGAGCTATTTGATAAAATAGTATTGTCAGAAAAATTTGAAGAATTTTTAACGCTTTCAGCTTATCAATATCTGTAA
- a CDS encoding isocitrate lyase: MKNLSQANYSSALQAVRNLKEKYGDTWNAIDPESAARMVTQNRFKTGLDIANYTAAIMRKDMAEYDADSSQYTQSLGCWHGFVAQQKMIAVKKHHKTTNKKYLYLSGWMVAALRSEFGPLPDQSMHEKTAVPALIKEIYDFLRQADAIELNDLFNRLENGEDVQDQIDNFETHIVPIIADIDAGFGNEEATYLLSKKMIEAGACAIQIENQVSDAKQCGHQDGKVTVPHEDFIAKLNAIRYAFLELGVDEGIIVARTDSEGAGLTQKLPVSQEPGDLASKYLAFVETEEIAINDAKEDDVLLKRDGKLVRPVRLANGLYKFKNGSNIDRVVLDCITNLQNGADLLWIETPTPNVKQIAHMVNRIKDVMPNAKLVYNNSPSFNWTLNFRNQVFEEMLLEGENMTAYDRNNLMDAQYDNSELCYRADEKIRTFQTDSARDAGIFHHLITLPTYHTTALHMNDLTKGYFGESGMLSYVKEVQRQEIRKGVSCVKHQRMAGSNLGDDHKTFFSGDNALKAGGEKNTSNQFEVKTDDSKVEVKFNDHKVEVKLSVPA, encoded by the coding sequence ATGAAAAATTTATCACAAGCTAATTATAGTTCTGCACTGCAAGCTGTAAGAAACCTTAAAGAAAAGTATGGAGATACTTGGAATGCAATTGATCCAGAAAGTGCTGCTAGAATGGTGACTCAAAATCGTTTTAAAACAGGTTTAGATATTGCAAATTATACGGCTGCAATAATGAGAAAAGATATGGCCGAGTATGATGCAGATTCATCTCAATACACACAATCCCTTGGTTGTTGGCACGGTTTTGTTGCTCAGCAAAAAATGATAGCAGTTAAAAAACATCATAAGACCACCAATAAAAAATACTTGTACCTTTCTGGATGGATGGTTGCTGCATTACGTTCAGAATTTGGACCATTACCAGATCAATCTATGCATGAAAAAACTGCTGTTCCGGCATTAATAAAAGAAATTTATGACTTTTTAAGACAAGCAGATGCAATAGAATTGAATGATTTGTTTAACAGACTTGAAAACGGTGAGGATGTTCAGGATCAAATAGACAATTTTGAAACACATATTGTCCCAATCATTGCAGATATAGATGCAGGCTTTGGTAATGAAGAAGCAACCTATTTACTGTCTAAAAAAATGATAGAAGCTGGAGCTTGCGCTATCCAAATTGAAAATCAAGTTTCTGATGCAAAACAATGTGGACACCAAGATGGAAAGGTTACAGTACCACATGAAGATTTTATAGCTAAATTAAATGCTATTAGGTATGCTTTTTTAGAATTAGGAGTCGACGAAGGGATCATTGTGGCAAGAACAGATTCTGAAGGTGCTGGCCTTACCCAAAAACTGCCAGTTAGCCAAGAACCTGGTGATTTAGCATCTAAATATTTAGCCTTTGTAGAAACTGAAGAAATAGCGATTAATGATGCTAAAGAAGATGATGTGCTGCTTAAAAGAGATGGTAAATTAGTTCGCCCTGTGCGATTAGCAAATGGTTTATACAAATTTAAAAACGGCTCAAATATAGATAGAGTTGTGTTAGATTGTATTACAAATCTTCAAAACGGAGCAGATTTGTTATGGATTGAAACACCTACGCCTAATGTTAAGCAAATTGCACACATGGTAAACAGAATTAAAGACGTTATGCCTAATGCAAAATTGGTTTACAATAACTCACCTTCTTTTAATTGGACATTAAATTTCCGTAATCAAGTATTTGAAGAAATGCTTTTGGAAGGTGAAAACATGACAGCTTATGATAGAAATAATTTAATGGATGCTCAATATGATAATTCAGAACTATGCTATCGCGCAGATGAGAAAATTAGAACATTTCAAACAGATAGTGCAAGAGACGCCGGAATTTTCCATCACTTAATCACATTGCCTACATATCATACAACCGCATTACACATGAATGATCTTACCAAAGGTTATTTTGGAGAGTCTGGTATGTTGTCTTATGTAAAAGAGGTACAAAGACAAGAAATTCGCAAAGGTGTATCTTGCGTAAAACATCAAAGAATGGCAGGTTCAAATTTAGGAGACGACCATAAAACATTCTTTTCTGGCGATAATGCACTAAAGGCTGGAGGTGAAAAAAATACTTCAAATCAATTTGAAGTTAAAACTGATGATAGTAAGGTTGAAGTTAAATTTAATGACCATAAAGTCGAAGTAAAATTAAGTGTACCTGCATAA
- a CDS encoding GH3 family domain-containing protein, translating into MAIFGSLIKSAIEFREKFTSESQPILEQEKVLEELLKKAKDTLFGKYYFFDNILQCDNIQKTFAEKVPFFDYHQMNDQWWSRLHEGQTDVSWPGKPSYFALSSGTTGKTSKRIPVTDDMIEAIRLAGIKQVGALSNFDLPSDFFETEFMMLGSSTNLVEKDDHLEGEISGISASRIPFWFKGYYKPGEDIAKIDDWDERVQHIAENAKNWDIGALSGIPSWLELMLKKVIEHHNLDNIHDIWPNLQVYTSGGVAFQPYEKSFNALLARPITVIDTYLASEGFIAFQNRPETTAMKLITDNGIYFEFVPFKPEYILKDGSISQDAEVLNLSQVKTDEDYILIMSTVSGAWRYLIGDTIAFTDVERAEIKITGRTKFFLNVVGSQLSVNKMNAAVKDLEETFDIEIPEYTISAKRFDGEFYHSWYLGTNATIDNTKLAEALDESLQNANKNYKVARGKSLKGVKVTSVSPDVFYEWSGANKKKGGQVKMEKVMGEEKFKDWEAFVEENK; encoded by the coding sequence ATGGCAATATTTGGTAGTTTAATTAAGAGTGCAATTGAGTTTAGAGAAAAATTTACTTCAGAGTCTCAACCAATACTGGAGCAAGAGAAAGTTTTAGAAGAGCTACTTAAAAAAGCAAAGGATACGCTTTTTGGTAAATATTATTTTTTTGATAATATTTTGCAGTGTGATAATATTCAGAAAACATTTGCAGAAAAAGTGCCTTTTTTTGATTACCACCAAATGAATGACCAATGGTGGTCGCGATTACACGAAGGCCAAACCGATGTGTCTTGGCCTGGAAAGCCATCTTACTTTGCGTTAAGCTCTGGAACTACAGGAAAAACCAGCAAACGTATTCCTGTAACAGATGATATGATTGAAGCTATTAGGTTAGCAGGAATTAAACAAGTTGGTGCATTAAGTAATTTTGATCTTCCTTCAGATTTTTTTGAAACAGAGTTTATGATGCTAGGAAGCTCTACAAACCTTGTGGAAAAGGACGATCATTTAGAAGGTGAAATTAGTGGAATTAGCGCAAGTAGAATTCCGTTCTGGTTTAAAGGATATTATAAACCAGGAGAAGATATTGCAAAAATAGACGATTGGGATGAGCGCGTACAACATATAGCAGAAAATGCTAAAAACTGGGATATAGGTGCCTTAAGTGGTATTCCATCTTGGCTTGAATTAATGTTGAAAAAAGTTATCGAACATCATAATCTAGATAATATTCATGATATCTGGCCAAACTTACAAGTGTATACTTCTGGCGGTGTAGCTTTTCAACCCTATGAAAAAAGTTTTAACGCATTATTAGCGCGTCCCATTACAGTAATAGATACTTATTTGGCTTCAGAAGGTTTTATCGCTTTTCAAAATAGACCAGAAACTACAGCCATGAAACTCATAACAGATAATGGTATTTATTTTGAATTTGTACCATTTAAACCAGAGTATATTCTTAAGGATGGTAGTATTTCTCAAGACGCAGAAGTTCTCAATTTATCCCAAGTTAAAACAGATGAAGATTACATTTTAATTATGAGTACAGTTTCTGGAGCTTGGAGATATTTAATAGGAGATACCATTGCTTTTACAGATGTTGAGAGAGCAGAGATTAAAATAACTGGTCGTACAAAGTTCTTCTTAAATGTTGTGGGATCACAGCTTTCAGTTAATAAAATGAATGCTGCTGTTAAAGACCTTGAAGAAACTTTTGATATAGAAATACCAGAATACACCATATCTGCAAAACGATTTGATGGCGAATTTTACCATAGTTGGTATTTAGGGACCAATGCTACAATAGATAATACGAAACTTGCTGAAGCTTTAGATGAATCATTGCAAAACGCAAATAAGAATTATAAAGTTGCAAGAGGTAAATCTTTAAAAGGCGTAAAAGTTACTTCCGTATCTCCAGATGTTTTTTATGAATGGAGTGGAGCCAACAAAAAGAAAGGTGGCCAAGTAAAAATGGAAAAAGTGATGGGTGAGGAGAAATTTAAAGATTGGGAGGCATTTGTTGAAGAGAATAAATAA
- the bcp gene encoding thioredoxin-dependent thiol peroxidase encodes MTTLSAGDKAPDFKAVDQDGNTHTLQDYKGKKLVVFFYPKASTPGCTAEACNLRDNWTTFQSQNYAILGVSADSQKRQSNFKTKHELPFPLLADEDKSVINAFGVWGPKKFMGKEYEGIHRTTFVIDEEGVISEVIQKVKTKAHAEQIL; translated from the coding sequence ATGACAACCTTAAGCGCAGGAGATAAAGCTCCAGATTTTAAAGCTGTAGATCAAGACGGCAACACACATACATTACAAGATTATAAAGGCAAAAAATTAGTGGTATTCTTTTACCCTAAAGCAAGCACACCAGGCTGTACTGCAGAAGCCTGCAACTTAAGAGATAATTGGACAACATTTCAATCTCAAAATTATGCAATATTAGGTGTTAGTGCAGATTCACAAAAAAGACAAAGTAATTTTAAAACTAAACACGAATTACCGTTTCCTTTATTAGCAGATGAAGATAAATCTGTAATAAATGCATTTGGTGTTTGGGGTCCAAAGAAGTTTATGGGTAAAGAGTATGAAGGTATACACCGCACAACATTTGTTATAGATGAAGAAGGTGTGATCTCAGAAGTAATACAGAAAGTGAAAACCAAAGCTCACGCAGAGCAAATTTTATAA
- a CDS encoding PQQ-dependent sugar dehydrogenase, with translation MKLFKLLLSVLILSNFGSCKNEEKSSEDTAQTTTTNKQTIPQETLDLVDNNSYTTELVVDGIDIPWGIDFLPDESMLVTEKSGTLYHIVNGKKTAIKNVPAVYNRGQGGLLDIKVHPDFKNNNFIFITYASEEGEGKGGNTALIRAELKNNTLENIKTLYKATPNTTRGQHFGSRIVIDDQGFIFFTIGERGNRDENPQDITRDGGKLYRLHIDGSVPKDNPFVGKENAKEAIWSYGHRNPQGMEINPETNTIWLHEHGPKGGDEINIPKKGLNYGWPSITYGKNYSGTTITKDTSKPGMEQPVFYWVPSIAPSGMSFVTSDKYPNLKGNLLSGSLKFQYLEHNILDGENVTKRERLLKDIGRVRSVEEGPDGFIYIGVESKGILKLVTKQQ, from the coding sequence ATGAAGCTATTTAAACTTTTACTTTCTGTTTTAATTTTATCCAATTTTGGTAGTTGTAAAAATGAAGAGAAATCTTCTGAAGATACGGCACAAACGACAACCACAAACAAACAAACTATACCACAAGAAACATTAGATTTAGTTGATAATAACTCTTATACAACAGAATTAGTGGTAGACGGAATAGATATTCCTTGGGGCATTGATTTTCTTCCAGATGAAAGTATGTTGGTTACTGAAAAAAGTGGAACTCTATACCATATTGTAAATGGTAAAAAGACAGCTATTAAAAATGTCCCTGCGGTTTATAATAGAGGTCAAGGCGGATTGTTAGATATTAAAGTACATCCTGATTTTAAAAACAACAATTTTATTTTTATTACATATGCTTCTGAGGAAGGTGAAGGCAAAGGTGGAAATACTGCATTAATTAGAGCTGAGTTAAAAAATAATACTTTAGAAAATATTAAAACATTATATAAGGCTACTCCTAATACAACTAGAGGTCAGCACTTTGGAAGTAGAATTGTGATTGATGATCAAGGTTTTATTTTCTTTACAATTGGAGAACGTGGTAATAGAGATGAAAATCCACAAGATATTACAAGAGACGGCGGAAAGTTATATAGACTACATATAGATGGTTCTGTACCTAAAGACAACCCTTTTGTTGGTAAAGAAAATGCAAAAGAAGCCATATGGTCTTACGGACATAGAAATCCTCAAGGTATGGAGATAAACCCAGAAACAAATACAATTTGGTTACATGAACATGGTCCTAAAGGTGGCGATGAAATTAATATTCCTAAAAAAGGGTTAAACTACGGTTGGCCATCTATTACTTACGGTAAAAATTACTCTGGAACAACAATCACAAAAGATACAAGCAAACCAGGAATGGAGCAACCTGTTTTTTATTGGGTTCCTTCAATAGCACCTAGCGGTATGTCTTTTGTAACTTCAGATAAATACCCTAATCTAAAAGGAAACTTACTTTCTGGATCACTTAAATTTCAATATCTAGAACATAATATATTAGATGGTGAAAATGTAACCAAGAGAGAACGCTTACTTAAGGACATTGGTCGTGTTAGAAGTGTAGAAGAAGGACCTGATGGTTTTATATATATAGGTGTAGAAAGTAAAGGAATATTAAAATTAGTAACAAAACAACAATAA
- a CDS encoding c-type cytochrome encodes MKYSILICVTVFSLLSCKNETQKTETSLIPESEKTFSQESPLEQSIKRGEAVYIDFCKRCHMPNGKGVGTTYPPLAGSNWLEEKRKESIHSVKYGLNGEIQVNGKTYNNVMTPLGLSDDEVADVMNYVMNSWGNTQETMVTEDEVSAIKK; translated from the coding sequence ATGAAATATAGTATTTTAATCTGTGTAACAGTATTCTCACTGCTTTCCTGTAAAAATGAAACTCAAAAGACTGAGACTTCATTAATACCAGAATCTGAAAAAACATTTTCTCAAGAATCACCATTGGAGCAAAGTATAAAAAGAGGTGAAGCTGTATATATAGATTTTTGTAAGCGTTGCCATATGCCTAACGGTAAAGGTGTTGGCACTACCTATCCTCCACTAGCAGGCTCTAATTGGTTAGAAGAAAAACGCAAGGAAAGCATACATTCTGTAAAATATGGACTAAACGGTGAAATACAAGTTAATGGCAAAACGTATAACAATGTTATGACACCACTTGGCTTATCTGATGATGAAGTTGCAGATGTTATGAATTACGTTATGAATTCTTGGGGCAATACTCAAGAAACAATGGTTACAGAAGACGAAGTTTCTGCTATAAAAAAATAG